In Arthrobacter sp. QXT-31, one genomic interval encodes:
- the murD gene encoding UDP-N-acetylmuramoyl-L-alanine--D-glutamate ligase: MGGPAVNVPHTDASGSAATGPAATGSARLKDLVSWDSDWAGLRVVVTGIGVSGFAAADTLIELGARVVVVDGATTETARAKADTLRIVGAADVLLGEDAVRTLPKIDGQKPELVVTSPGWRPDQALLAAAARAHIPVWGDVELAWRLRVREGRKTADWLTITGTNGKTTTVGLTESMLRAAGLKAIAVGNVGTPILDALRDPVEYDVFAVELSSFQLHWSESVSAVASVCLNVAEDHVDWHGSYESYLADKAKIYENTQKACIYNDEQIETERMVEDADVVEGCRAVAFTTLTPAISMLGVVEGLLVDRAFIAERKDSAAELATMSDLGPVAPRHMVANALAAAGLVRAYGVSPEHVREGLQAYIPGSHRIQPVAKQHGVLWINDSKATNPHAASASLAAFDPVVWIAGGLSKGVSYDDLVRDHARRLKAVVLIGKDTASLEESLQRHAPDVPVIRQAAGHTEIVQSAGTGHDAAPDSAETGEAVMARAVASAAQLAVSGDTVLMAPAAASMDQFSSYAHRGDAFIAAVRELVEGEARTGKE; this comes from the coding sequence ATGGGTGGTCCTGCTGTGAACGTACCCCACACCGACGCATCAGGTTCCGCTGCAACGGGCCCTGCTGCAACGGGCTCCGCCCGGCTGAAAGACCTCGTCAGCTGGGACTCCGACTGGGCCGGGCTGCGCGTTGTGGTCACCGGGATCGGTGTCTCGGGCTTCGCGGCCGCGGACACACTGATCGAACTCGGCGCCCGCGTGGTGGTGGTCGACGGCGCCACCACGGAAACAGCCCGGGCCAAGGCGGACACGCTGCGGATCGTCGGCGCGGCCGACGTGCTCCTGGGGGAGGACGCCGTCCGCACGCTGCCCAAGATTGACGGCCAGAAGCCCGAACTCGTGGTCACCTCGCCCGGCTGGCGGCCGGACCAGGCGCTGCTCGCGGCTGCCGCCCGCGCCCACATCCCGGTCTGGGGCGACGTCGAACTTGCTTGGCGCCTGCGCGTCCGCGAGGGCCGGAAAACCGCCGACTGGCTCACCATCACCGGCACGAACGGCAAAACGACGACGGTGGGCCTGACCGAGTCGATGCTGCGGGCCGCGGGCCTGAAGGCGATAGCGGTGGGCAACGTCGGCACGCCCATCCTCGATGCCCTGCGCGACCCGGTGGAGTATGACGTCTTCGCGGTGGAACTCTCCAGCTTCCAGCTGCACTGGTCCGAGTCGGTTTCGGCGGTGGCCAGCGTGTGCCTGAATGTCGCCGAGGACCACGTGGACTGGCACGGCTCCTACGAGTCCTACCTTGCCGACAAGGCCAAGATCTACGAAAACACGCAGAAGGCCTGCATCTACAACGACGAGCAGATCGAAACCGAGCGCATGGTGGAGGACGCCGACGTGGTGGAAGGCTGCCGGGCTGTCGCCTTCACCACCCTGACGCCTGCCATCAGCATGCTCGGCGTCGTGGAGGGCCTGCTCGTCGACCGCGCCTTCATCGCCGAACGGAAGGACAGCGCCGCCGAACTGGCCACCATGTCCGACCTTGGGCCGGTGGCACCCCGCCACATGGTAGCCAACGCCCTGGCCGCAGCGGGCCTGGTGCGGGCTTACGGCGTCAGCCCCGAGCACGTGCGCGAGGGACTCCAGGCGTACATTCCCGGGAGCCACCGCATCCAGCCGGTCGCGAAGCAGCACGGCGTCCTCTGGATCAACGATTCCAAGGCCACCAACCCGCATGCCGCCTCGGCGTCCCTGGCCGCGTTCGATCCGGTGGTGTGGATCGCCGGCGGACTGTCCAAGGGTGTCAGCTACGACGACCTCGTCCGCGACCACGCGCGCCGTCTGAAGGCGGTCGTGCTGATCGGCAAGGACACTGCATCACTGGAAGAGTCCCTGCAGCGACACGCACCGGATGTCCCGGTCATCCGGCAGGCGGCAGGCCACACTGAAATTGTGCAGTCAGCCGGAACCGGACATGACGCCGCACCGGATTCAGCCGAAACCGGGGAGGCAGTGATGGCACGGGCCGTCGCATCGGCGGCACAGCTCGCCGTCTCGGGTGACACTGTGCTGATGGCCCCGGCTGCTGCATCCATGGATCAGTTCTCTTCCTACGCTCACCGTGGCGATGCCTTCATCGCGGCGGTCCGCGAGCTCGTGGAAGGGGAGGCCCGGACCGGCAAGGAGTAA